One genomic segment of Sminthopsis crassicaudata isolate SCR6 chromosome 4, ASM4859323v1, whole genome shotgun sequence includes these proteins:
- the LOC141540754 gene encoding cilia- and flagella-associated protein 52-like, translating into MYVINNAHSIGVTAIATTSDCKRIISGGGEGQVRVWEIGPHSQKLEEALKEHKSSVSCIKVKKNNEECVTASTDGTCIIWDLVRLKRNQMILANTLFQCVCYHPEEFQIITSGTDRKIGYWEVFDGTIIRELEGSLSGSINGMDISTEGVHFVTGNICSGMGKRYRIVPIGENQSTSN; encoded by the exons ATGTATGTGATAAACAATGCTCACAGCATTGGAGTAACAGCCATTGCTACTACAAGTGACTGCAAAAGAATCATCAGTGGAGGCGGTGAAGGGCAG gtgAGAGTATGGGAAATAGGCCCTCACTCCCAGAAACTGGAGGAAGCGCTAAAGGAGCATAAATCATCAGTATCCTGTATTAAGGTAAAGAAGAATAATGAAGAGTGTGTCACAGCCAGCACAGATGGAACTTGCATTATTTGGGACCTTGT GCGTCTGAAAAGGAACCAGATGATTCTGGCCAACACCTTATTTCAATGTGTTTGTTACCATCCAGAAGAGTTTCAGATTATCACCAGTGGGACCGACAGAAAA ATTGGTTACTGGGAAGTGTTTGATGGGACAATAATTAGAGAGTTAGAAGGTTCCTTGTCTGGTTCAATCAATGGAATGGATATTTCAACAGAAGGAGTGCATTTTGTCACAG gaaacATCTGCAGCGGTATGGGGAAAAGATACAGAATCGTCCCTATTGGTGAGAATCAGTCAACCAGCAATTAG